The genomic DNA ATGTGCGCGACTACAACATCATCTATAAGCTGCTGGAGGATATCCAGGGCGCAATGGAAGGTCTACTCGAACCGGAACTGGTGGAAGAACCGCTGGGTCAGGTGGAAGTCCGAGCCGTCTTTACGGTGGGTCGTGGGGCCGTTGCAGGCTGCTACATCCTGTCGGGTAAGGCAATCCGGAACAGCAAGATGCGCGTGCGTCGCAAGGGCGAAGTCGTCTTTGAGGGCAACCTGGATTCGCTAAAGCGGATGAAGGACGACGTGAAGGAAGTCAATGCCGGATATGAGTGCGGTATCGGCTCCGACAGCTTCCGCGACTGGCAAGAAGGCGACATCGTCGAAGTCTTCCGTCTGGTGGCAAAACGTCGATCGCTCTCTGCCTAAATCACAAACCCTGGTTACTCAGGGGAAAGCATGAATTGAATTAGATCTTGAATTAGATCATTCCAAAGGAGTTCAGCCTGTTCTGACTCCTTTTTTTGATCCCCAGGTTTTGCTTGCCAGAGTACCCAGTCGGGTGCTGTTGCTGACGCTCAGGTGACGTTAAGCTTCGGATATGCCGGCACGATCGTGGGTCAACCAGGGTATTGTGCTTCCTTTCCATCACTTCGTTTTCATAGAAGCAGCCCGCTACTGTCGTTAGACAAGATGTGTTTTGCCGATTGCTGAATATCGTTTTGTGGCGGTCATTTTACTGCATTGCCGCGATGAAGGCGATCGTTCAAAATCCTTCGGAATATTGTCCCTTGGTTTGCCCTTTACTTTAAAGGGGGACTTCAGTATGAATTTTTTGCAGAATAATTTATGTGCTGACAGCGATGTTTCAAGGAAACGCAGTGGTAGAAGAATTGTGAGGGGTTTGTTGAGGGGAAATTCGACGCTTCTACCCGTCGTTTCAATGCTGTTGCTGTTTGGGCATAGTTCCAGTGCCCAGGCGCAGGTTTCGTTTGGCAACTTTGGCAATTTTGGAGGGCACTCCGCCTCCGAAGGATTTTTTGAGGCGGGACGAGATAGCTTTGAGCAGGAAATTCGACGGTTGCAGGCATACTCCGATTCATCGCAGCCGCTATTAAGTACGAGTGGAGTAGATCAGATACGGCAGGATATTCTGCGTTTAGAAAATCCTGCAATACCTGCTGAACAGCCGCCTTCAAGCCAGCAGTACCGTCATCCGACTGAACAACAGGGCGATCCTCAAACCGCCCCCACCAGATAAGCTCCTGTCTAGCGCAATCCACGTATTTGCTGTAAAACCTGACGGTAGCCTTCTGCCTCTCCCTGCTGGAGGAAAAGGTTCGCTGCCTGCTGGAAGTCGGCTCTGGCGGCGGCAGTGTTACCCTGGCTGGCATAGAGTTTGCCGCGATTCATAAACGCTTCTGCGTCCTGTGCGTTCAGCCGAATTGCCTGCGTATAGTCTGCCATTGCGCCCTGGTGGTTGCCCATTTGCGATCGCAGCTCTCCCCGATCGCTCAAAACGGCTGCGGTAGCTGTCACATTTTCGGCGGCAGCGGGCTGAATCGCAAGAAACTGGCTGTAGTCTTCCTCGGCTCCGGCAGGATTTCCGGCGGCAATGCGGGCATCGGCACGGCTGCGAAAGGCATCGGCATAGCCTGGACGGAGGGAAATTGCCTGGTCGTAATCGGCGATCGCCCCAACCCTATCCCCTGCCATAAACCTGACATCGCCCCGCACCTTGAAGGATTCTGCGTCATTCGGGTTGAGTGCCAGTGCCCGGTTTAAGTCACTGATTGCGGCTCTGCGATCGCCCAGCTTTGCCTGCATCAGTCCTCGATTCCGGAAAGCCTCCGCATAGTCTGGCTTCAGTGCAATTGCTTGCGTGAAGTCTGCCACTGCTGTCCGAAGTCCGCCCTGGCTGGAGTAGATAAACCCCCGGTTGTAGTAGGCGTAGGGGGATTCGGGGTCAAGGTCGATCGCCTGATTTAAATCTGCGATCGCCTCCTGGATTCTGCCCAGCCCAAACAAAACGCTGCCCCGGTTCAGGTATGCTTCTGCCTTCTCGTCGTCCAGTTCGATAGCCCGATTCAAATCCGCCAGTGCCCCCGGCTGATCCGACCGGCTGGCTTTAAGTGCGCCCCGATGAATATAGCCTTCTGCCTCTTCCGGTTCCAGGGCAATCATGCGATCGAAATCTGTCATGGCGGACTGAGGCTGGTTCAGACTGACATAGCTGATGCCCCGATAAAAGTAAGCCTGGGGATTGTCGTTAGCCAGCCGGATTGCCCGATCGTAATCCTGAACGGCTGCCACATGGTTTCCCTGCGCCGCCAGCGCAAAGCCTCGATAGAGATAGGCGGGAGCATAATTAGCAGACAAACTGATGGCTCGCGTAAAGCTCTCGGTCGCCTGCTCGTACTCGCCCGCGTTTAGTTGACTGATCCCACTGCGATAAATTTGCTCGGCGCTGTTTGTACTGGGCTGGACTGGAAAGGTTTGGGCAAGGGTCAATTGGGCGATCGCTGAGGTTGTTTCTGCCTGAACTGCGATCGGAATGCCCACATAACCCATTCCTAGACCTGTCAACAGGACAAATACTTGAGCAAGCTTCATGCAAACCTCCTGATCGGGTAAATCCACCGCTGTTTTGAGGAGGATGCCCCACTTGCTCAAGAAATTTATCGCGATCGCTGCTTTACTTTGTCAATTTGATTCGCTTTACTTCGTTGCCGACTGAAAATTGCGCGTCAGGCTGCTGAGGAACATCGGTACAAATCGCTCCATTAGCGCCTTGGGATCGCGCTCCATCACGCGCTGGACTGCCATGA from Leptolyngbya ohadii IS1 includes the following:
- a CDS encoding tetratricopeptide repeat protein translates to MKLAQVFVLLTGLGMGYVGIPIAVQAETTSAIAQLTLAQTFPVQPSTNSAEQIYRSGISQLNAGEYEQATESFTRAISLSANYAPAYLYRGFALAAQGNHVAAVQDYDRAIRLANDNPQAYFYRGISYVSLNQPQSAMTDFDRMIALEPEEAEGYIHRGALKASRSDQPGALADLNRAIELDDEKAEAYLNRGSVLFGLGRIQEAIADLNQAIDLDPESPYAYYNRGFIYSSQGGLRTAVADFTQAIALKPDYAEAFRNRGLMQAKLGDRRAAISDLNRALALNPNDAESFKVRGDVRFMAGDRVGAIADYDQAISLRPGYADAFRSRADARIAAGNPAGAEEDYSQFLAIQPAAAENVTATAAVLSDRGELRSQMGNHQGAMADYTQAIRLNAQDAEAFMNRGKLYASQGNTAAARADFQQAANLFLQQGEAEGYRQVLQQIRGLR